In Quercus lobata isolate SW786 unplaced genomic scaffold, ValleyOak3.0 Primary Assembly Scq3eQI_73, whole genome shotgun sequence, a single window of DNA contains:
- the LOC115972793 gene encoding anthocyanidin reductase ((2S)-flavan-3-ol-forming)-like yields MATQNLGKKTACVVGGTGFVASLLVKLLLQKGYAVNTTVRDPENKRKISHLIELQGLGDLKIFGADLTDEVSFDAPIAGCDLVFHIATPVNFASQDPENDMIKPAIQGVHNVLKACVRAKTVKRVILTSSAAAVTINKLNGTGLVMDESKWTDVEFLSTEKPPTWGYPASKTLAEKAAWKFAEENNIDLITVIPTLMAGASLTPDVPSSIGLAMSLITGTEFLINALKGMQMLSGSISITHVEDVCRAHIFLAEKESASGRYICCGINSSVPELAKFLNKRYPQYKVPTDFGDFPSKAKLTLSSDKLIKEGFSFKYGIEDIYDQTVEYFKAKGLLQI; encoded by the exons ATGGCCACCCAAAACCTTGGAAAGAAGACTGCGTGTGTTGTGGGCGGCACTGGGTTCGTCGCTTCTTTGCTTGTTAAGCTTTTGCTTCAGAAAGGCTATGCCGTCAATACCACTGTTAGAGACCCTG AAAATAAGAGAAAGATCTCTCACCTCATAGAACTACAAGGTTTGGGGGACCTAAAAATTTTTGGAGCAGATCTAACAGATGAAGTAAGCTTCGATGCTCCTATAGCAGGATGTGACCTTGTTTTCCACATTGCTACACCAGTTAACTTTGCTTCACAAGATCcggag AATGATATGATAAAGCCAGCAATCCAAGGGGTACATAATGTGTTGAAAGCATGTGTGAGAGCAAAAACTGTTAAGCGTGTCATTTTGACATCCTCAGCAGCTGCTGTAACAATCAACAAGCTCAATGGGACAGGTTTAGTCATGGATGAAAGCAAATGGACTGATGTTGAGTTTTTGAGTACTGAGAAGCCACCTACTTGG GGTTATCCTGCCTCCAAGACATTAGCTGAGAAAGCAGCTTGGAAATTTgctgaagaaaataatattgaTCTCATTACTGTGATCCCTACTCTCATGGCTGGTGCATCTCTCACTCCAGACGTCCCTAGCAGTATTGGTCTAGCAATGTCTTTAATTACAG GAACTGAATTCCTCATAAATGCATTGAAAGGTATGCAAATGCTGTCAGGTTCAATATCTATCACACACGTGGAGGATGTTTGCCGGGCTCATATATTTTTGGCTGAGAAAGAATCTGCTTCTGGCCGATACATATGCTGTGGTATCAATTCCAGTGTTCCTGAGCTTGCGAAGTTCCTCAATAAAAGATATCCTCAGTACAAAGTCCCAACTGA TTTTGGAGATTTCCCCTCTAAGGCCAAGCTGACCTTATCTTCAGACAAACTTATCAAAGAGGGGTTCAGTTTTAAGTATGGGATTGAGGACATTTATGACCAAACTGTGGAGTACTTCAAAGCCAAGGGCCTGCTGCAGATATAA
- the LOC115972781 gene encoding uncharacterized protein LOC115972781: MPAVCCGLKSSWDCKSQVQSDVFDPKANDNLSSMTIKRERLRRSRCTSNFKDIVRDTEKPLGCSTKSSGSSEFCSKGKDREKDGPMFLGKVSPETTGNRGHNLMHHYRPIETHGGSIIFYGAGTSDIPSRTSIETDCYCYSNLICPICGKKLRKLDAIQAQHLSKPSVIELGERDSSRKIVEMICQKSWLKSENSCRRIERVLKVNNTKKTIALFEEYREKVKNEASKQIKTHPRCLVDGNELLRFYGTTFVCSLGMNGSSSLCTFDNCGVCQVLRHGYFTKKEFNGGLGVFTTSTSERAFQSIELYEEEQSLGKALILCRVVAGSVHRLLERTQELSSPEFDSLDGTMGHHSNIEELYVLNPIAILPCFVVIYKP; encoded by the exons ATGCCAGCAGTTTGCTGTGGTCTTAAGAGTTCATGGGACTGCAAATCCCAGGTACAATCAGATGTGTTTGATCCAAAGGCCAATGATAATCTAAGCTCTATGacaataaagagagaaaggtTAAGGCGCTCAAGATGCACATCAAATTTCAAAGATATTGTGAGAGACACAGAGAAGCCACTAGGCTGCAGTACAAAATCATCAGGGAGCAGTGAATTTTGCAGCAAGGGCAAAGATAGAGAAAAGGATGGCCCAATGTTTTTGGGCAAAGTAAGCCCAGAGACCACTGGTAATAGAGGCCACAATTTGATGCACCATTATAGGCCCATTGAAACCCATGGTGgctctattattttttatggagcTGGTACCAGTGATATTCCATCAAGGACATCTATTGAGACagattgttattgttattcaaatttaatttgCCCGATATGTGGTAAGAAGCTTAGAAAATTGGATGCTATTCAAGCACAACATCTCTCCAAGCCTTCAG TAATTGAACTTGGTGAAAGAGACTCATCTAGGAAGATAGTAGAAATGATTTGCCAAAAGAGTTGGTTAAAGTCTGAGAACAGTTGCAGGAGGATAGAGAGGGTCTTGAAGgtcaacaacacaaaaaaaaccatTGCTTTGTTTGAAGAATATAGAGAAAAGGTGAAGAATGAAGCTAGCAAACAAATCAAAACGCATCCACGCTGCCTGGTTGATGGTAATGAGCTTTTGAGGTTCTATGGCACAACTTTTGTGTGCTCTCTTGGCATGAATGGCTCTTCTAGCTTGTGCACTTTCGATAATTGTGGTGTATGTCAAGTTTTAAGGCATGGATACTTCACCAAGAAGGAATTCAATGGTGGGTTAGGAGTTTTTACCACTTCCACAAGTGAAAGAGCATTCCAATCTATTGAATTATATGAAGAAGAGCAGTCTCTTGGAAAGGCTTTAATACTGTGCAGAGTAGTGGCTGGAAGTGTTCACAGACTTTTGGAAAGAACTCAAGAATTATCTAGTCCAGAGTTCGATTCATTGGATGGGACAATGGGTCATCATTCGAATATTGAGGAGCTCTATGTATTAAATCCCATAGCTATCCTCCCTTGCTTTGTGGTAATCTACAAACCCTGA